In Eucalyptus grandis isolate ANBG69807.140 chromosome 4, ASM1654582v1, whole genome shotgun sequence, the following proteins share a genomic window:
- the LOC104440661 gene encoding programmed cell death protein 2 — MPMEIGDKDDSVEMLKNIHISSYDDDRDDDADPEEVEDLMNDDDDDDEDDDEVQKPVTLGFVEKPKNEWSLLRQLFPSKAGGAPAWLDPDNLPSGRSRLCDICEQPLQFLLQVYAPTSDRESTFHRTLYLFTCPSMSCLLRDQHEQWRRPAVNASRSVKVFRCQLPRDNPFYLSEAPRHDGSDKPLGSGAPLCNWCGTWKGDKICGSCREARYCSEKHQAMHWRSGHKVMCQNSSRNAGNSSAEDHKPASRSLWPEHEIVNEDEAEYDVDVSADLDNTNCLVSRNQMDDSINSLVKSFQGDSDRRSWGNFQERVARAPEQVLRYCRNVCSKPLWPISSGQPSAADIPNCSYCGKPRCFEFQVLPQLLYFFGVKNDVDSLDWATIAVYSCEASCDGAASYKEEFAWVQVSSPSQAVP; from the exons ATGCCAATGGAGATTGGTGATAAAGATGATTCAGTGGAGATGCTGAAGAATATTCATATCTCTTCCTACGATGATGACAGGGATGATGATGCAGATCCAGAAGAAGTGGAGGATCtgatgaatgatgatgatgatgatgatgaggatgacgaTGAAGTGCAAAAACCGGTAACTCTAGGATTTGTAGAGAAGCCAAAAAATGAATGGTCCCTGCTTCGTCAACTCTTCCCTAGCAAAGCTGGTGGGGCACCG GCTTGGTTGGATCCAGATAATCTACCATCTGGTAGGTCTCGTCTTTGCGATATATGTGAACAACCCTTGCAATTTTTGCTTCag GTATATGCACCGACCTCTGATAGAGAATCCACATTTCATCGTACATTGTATTTGTTCACGTGTCCATCAATGTCTTGTCTTCTTCGTGATCAACATGAACAATGGAGGCGACCTGCAGTAAATGCATCTCGAAG TGTGAAAGTTTTTCGTTGCCAATTGCCTCGTGACAATCCCTTCTACTTAAGTGAAGCCCCACGACATGATGGGAGTGACAAACCTTTAGGGAGTGGAG CTCCACTTTGTAACTGGTGTGGAACATGGAAAGGAGATAAAATTTGTGGTAGCTGCAGAGAGGCACGATACTGCTCTGAAAAACATCAG GCCATGCATTGGCGCTCAGGTCATAAAGTCATGTGCCAAAATAGTAGTAGAAATGCAGGAAACTCATCAGCAGAAGACCACAAAC CTGCAAGCAGGAGTCTATGGCCTGAACATGAGATTGTCAATGAGGATGAGGCTGAATATGATGTCGATGTGTCTGCTGATTTGGATAATACCAATTGTCTGGTATCCAGAAATCAGATGGATGACTCAATAAATTCACTTGTTAAGAGTTTCCAG GGTGACAGTGACAGGAGGAGTTGGGGCAACTTTCAAGAACGTGTTGCCAGAGCGCCTGAGCAAGTTTTAAG GTACTGTCGAAATGTATGCTCTAAGCCCTTGTGGCCAATTTCAAGTGGTCAGCCATCAGCAGCTGATATTCCCAATTGCAGCTATTGTGGAAAGCCCCGGTGTTTCGAATTTCAG GTCTTGCCTCAGCTACTTTACTTTTTCGGCGTGAAGAATGATGTGGATTCACTCGACTGGGCTACTATAGCTGTTTATTCCTGTGAAGCGTCTTGCGATGGGGCTGCGAGTTACAAGGAAGAATTTGCTTGGGTGCAAGTTTCATCCCCATCTCAAGCGGTACCTTGA
- the LOC104442471 gene encoding probable protein phosphatase 2C 28: MVGCLVADQDAPPYPTSLRLTSPANLRRAQREYTFEDDSQGEENEAHLKEESRRKVTHGFGLVEGKMAHGMEDFIVAEKREHDGDELGLYAIFDGHSGCKVAEYLQHHLFDNILSEPDFWTNPTRAIKRAYKKTNNEVLQGVVSSRGGSTAVTAVLINREKLVVANVGDSRAIICENGKAKQIMVDHEPQKERELVESRGGFVSQTPGNVPRVDGQLAMTRAFGDEKVKDHITSEPDIFIENINEGTEFILLASDGLWKVMSNQEAADCIMDIDDAREASKALIKEALSRKSADDISCIVVKFE, encoded by the exons ATGGTCGGCTGCTTAGTGGCCGACCAAGACGCACCGCCATATCCGACAAGCTTGCGGCTCACGAGCCCGGCGAacctccggcgagctcaa AGAGAGTACACTTTTGAGGACGATTCccaaggagaagaaaatgaagcccACTTGAAG GAGGAATCACGTCGCAAAGTTACTCATGGTTTTGGTTTAGTCGAGGGAAAGATGGCTCACGGAATGGAAGACTTCATCGTCGCAGAAAAGAGAGAGCATGACGGCGATGAATTAGGTCTATATGCCATCTTTGATGGACACTCTGGCTGCAAAGTTGCAGAGTACTTGCAGCACCATCTTTTTGACAATATACTAAGCGAG CCAGACTTCTGGACAAACCCGACACGCGCAATCAAGCGGGCCTACAAAAAGACGAACAACGAAGTTTTACAAGGTGTAGTCAGCTCAAGAGGAGGTTCGACGGCAGTCACAGCTGTACTGATCAATAGGGAGAAGCTGGTAGTAGCTAATGTAGGTGACTCTCGTGCGATCATATGTGAAAACGGCAAAGCTAAACAGATAATGGTCGATCATGAACCGCAAAAGGAAAGGGAGCTCGTAGAAAGCAGAGGAGGATTTGTATCTCAGACACCAG GAAACGTTCCGCGGGTGGACGGTCAACTTGCGATGACCAGGGCTTTCGGCGATGAGAAAGTGAAGGATCATATCACATCCGAACCTGATATATTCATCGAGAACATCAACGAAGGGACCGAATTCATTCTTTTGGCAAGCGACGGCCTCTGGAAG GTTATGTCGAATCAAGAGGCGGCGGATTGCAtaatggacatagatgatgctCGGGAAGCGTCAAAGGCGTTGATCAAAGAAGCATTGTCCCGAAAAAGTGCCGATGACATTTCATGCATCGTGGTAAAATTCGAGTGA
- the LOC104442472 gene encoding LOW QUALITY PROTEIN: protein argonaute 2 (The sequence of the model RefSeq protein was modified relative to this genomic sequence to represent the inferred CDS: inserted 1 base in 1 codon) yields the protein MISVGRHLYPLEYQETDDLKCGVVAFRGFQHSLKPTYQGLALSLDCSAMAFRKRMPVIDFLEENIRGFNIGQFARYRREVEQALKGLTVTVTHRKTKQKYTIMGLTDETTSSISFSYESPEGKMNTINLANYFLEKYKIEIRYRDIPCLDLSKNNNKQFVPMELCMLVEGQRYPKENLERYASTLLKNLYLPPPNIRKSSICDTMRSNSGRCGDVSRNFGMEVDSNMTKVVGRVIGPPELKLAIPNGKVIRIKVDKDKCHWNLRGKSAVKGKTIQRWVIVDFSASDQNWLNCKPFIQKLISRCRNLGIRMEEPLFXQDATMSVFSNVARLTELLEDVNDRACKVGRCRPQFLLCVMSRRDIGYKHLKWICEIKVGLITQCCLSNKANMDKNDQYLAYLALKINAKLGGSNVELFNPFPHINDKGHVMFLGADVNHPASRNTISPSFAAVVGTINWPAANRYAARVRPQLHRQEKIANIGEMCLELVETYARLNRVRPGKLVLFRDGVSESQFDMVLNEELRDLKKAFSEKDYRPTITIVVAQKRNQTRLFMEGDVDGDPTSNVPPGTILDTIVVHPFEFDFYLCSHYGGLGTSKLTHYHVLWDEHKFSSDHLQKLIYSLCFTFARCTKSVSLVTPVYYADLAAYRGRLYHESVMECSPKSMVSSFFSMASSSSSLVCSNEKRFYKLHADVENMMFFI from the exons ATGATCTCAGTCGGACGGCATTTGTATCCCCTCGAGTATCAAGAGACAGACGACCTGAAGTGCGGTGTCGTGGCATTTAGAGGGTTCCAACACAGCTTGAAGCCGACCTACCAAGGCCTTGCACTGTCTCTCGATTGCTCAGCCATGGCCTTTCGAAAGAGGATGCCGGTCATCGATTTCCTCGAGGAGAATATACGTGGATTCAACATTGGTCAGTTTGCGAGGTACAGGAGGGAAGTCGAGCAGGCGCTAAAGGGGTTGACGGTCACAGTGACCCACCGCAAGACCAAACAAAAGTATACGATCATGGGACTGACTGACGAGACCACAAGTTCGATATCTTTCAGCTACGAGAGCCCTGAGGGCAAGATGAATACGATCAATCTAGCAAACTATTTCTTAGAGAAGTACAAAATAGAGATAAGGTATAGGGACATTCCTTGCCTAGATTTGAGcaagaacaacaacaagcaGTTTGTACCGATGGAGTTGTGCATGTTGGTCGAGGGGCAGAGGTACCCAAAAGAGAATTTGGAGAGATATGCCTCCACCTTGCTGAAGAACCTCTATTTGCCTCCCCCAAATATCAGGAAAAGTTCCATTTGCGACACGATGAGGTCGAACTCTGGACGGTGCGG AGACGTCAGCCGGAACTTTGGAATGGAAGTCGACTCGAACATGACGAAAGTGGTGGGACGTGTCATTGGACCTCCTGAGTTGAAACTGGCGATTCCAAATGGCAAGGTGATCAGGATAAAGGTTGATAAAGACAAATGTCATTGGAATCTAAGGGGAAAATCGGCCGTGAAGGGGAAGACGATCCAAAGATGGGTCATCGTCGATTTCAGCGCGTCGGACCAGAATTGGCTCAACTGTAAGCCGTTCATCCAAAAGCTTATCAGCCGATGCAGAAACTTGGGTATTCGGATGGAAGAACCACTTT ATCAAGATGCCACAATGAGCGTTTTCTCCAATGTGGCTAGATTGACAGAGCTGCTAGAGGATGTCAATGATCGCGCTTGTAAAGTTGGGAGATGCCGTCCTCAATTCCTTCTTTGCGTCATGTCTAGGAGAGACATCGGCTACAAGCACCTCAAATGGATTTGCGAGATTAAAGTTGGGTTAATCACTCAGTGTTGCCTTTCGAATAAAGCAAACATGGATAAGAACGATCAATATCTAGCATATCTTGCCCTCAAGATCAATGCCAAGCTTGGAGGCAGCAACGTGGAGCTATTCAATCCATTCCCACACATCAACGACAAGGGGCATGTGATGTTCCTTGGTGCTGACGTCAACCATCCTGCCTCCCGCAACACAATCAGTCCATCATTTGCTGCAGTCGTCGGTACCATCAACTGGCCTGCTGCCAATCGCTATGCTGCAAGGGTGCGACCTCAGCTCCACCGGCAGGAGAAAATTGCCAACATCGGGGAGATGTGTCTGGAGCTCGTTGAGACATATGCCCGTCTGAATCGAGTTAGGCCTGGGAAACTTGTTTTGTTCCGCGATGGGGTGAGCGAAAGCCAATTCGATATGgttttgaatgaagaattgcGGGACTTGAAGAAGGCTTTCTCCGAGAAAGATTACAGGCCAACCATCACGATCGTTGTGGCACAGAAGCGCAACCAAACTCGTCTTTTCATGGAGGGAGATGTCGATGGGGATCCCACAAGCAACGTGCCACCAGGGACAATCCTGGACACAATAGTTGTGCATCCTTTTGAATTCGACTTCTATCTGTGCAGCCACTATGGCGGCCTCGGGACAAGCAAGCTGACCCATTACCATGTGCTCTGGGACGAGCACAAGTTTAGCTCTGATCACTTGCAGAAGTTGATTTACAGCTTATGTTTTACCTTTGCTCGATGCACCAAATCAGTATCTCTGGTCACGCCTGTGTACTATGCTGATCTTGCTGCCTATAGAGGAAGGTTGTATCACGAGTCAGTAATGGAGTGTTCTCCCAAGTCGATGGTCTCTTCATTCTTCTCAATGGCGTCCTCATCGTCCTCATTGGTTTGTTCAAATGAAAAGAGATTCTACAAGCTGCATGCTGATGTGGAGAACATGATGTTCTTCATTTGA